Proteins co-encoded in one Puntigrus tetrazona isolate hp1 chromosome 20, ASM1883169v1, whole genome shotgun sequence genomic window:
- the mpv17 gene encoding protein Mpv17 isoform X2 — MAGLWRSYQVLMAKHPWTVQIITAGSLVGVGDVISQQLIERRGLANHSARRTAKMMSIGFFFVGPVVGGWYKVLDKLVTGGTGGAALKKMLVDQVGFAPCFLGAFLGISGALNGLTVEENVTKLKRDYMDALISNYYLWPPVQIANFYFIPLHHRLAVVQIVAVAWNSYLSWKANKM; from the exons ATGGCGGGCCTTTGGAGGTCTTATCAGGTCCTGATGGCCAAACATCCATGGACAGTGCAGATTATAACTGCTG GATCTCTGGTGGGTGTGGGTGATGTCATCTCCCAGCAGCTGATTGAGCGCCGTGGACTGGCCAATCACAGCGCAAGGCGCACTGCCAAGATGATGAGCATCGGCTTCTTCTTTGTC GGTCCGGTAGTCGGTGGATGGTACAAGGTGCTGGACAAACTTGTTACTGGTGGTACTGGTGGTGCAGCTCTGAAGAAAATGCTTGTTGATCAG GTGGGCTTTGCTCCGTGTTTCTTAGGTGCTTTTCTGGGAATATCCGGAGCGCTCAATGGACTGACTGTGGAAGAGAATGTAACCAAACTCAAGAGG GACTACATGGATGCCCTGATCTCCAATTACTAC CTTTGGCCTCCGGTGCAGATCgccaatttttatttcatccctCTCCACCACAG ATTGGCTGTTGTTCAGATAGTGGCTGTAGCCTGGAACTCTTACCTCTCCTGGAAGGCCAATAAGATGTAA
- the mpv17 gene encoding protein Mpv17 isoform X1, translated as MAGLWRSYQVLMAKHPWTVQIITAGSLVGVGDVISQQLIERRGLANHSARRTAKMMSIGFFFVGPVVGGWYKVLDKLVTGGTGGAALKKMLVDQVGFAPCFLGAFLGISGALNGLTVEENVTKLKRDYMDALISNYYLWPPVQIANFYFIPLHHSRALIQQRWRFKDVTVKRTYRTCLTQRVAQQHCERLLKGTKLRNF; from the exons ATGGCGGGCCTTTGGAGGTCTTATCAGGTCCTGATGGCCAAACATCCATGGACAGTGCAGATTATAACTGCTG GATCTCTGGTGGGTGTGGGTGATGTCATCTCCCAGCAGCTGATTGAGCGCCGTGGACTGGCCAATCACAGCGCAAGGCGCACTGCCAAGATGATGAGCATCGGCTTCTTCTTTGTC GGTCCGGTAGTCGGTGGATGGTACAAGGTGCTGGACAAACTTGTTACTGGTGGTACTGGTGGTGCAGCTCTGAAGAAAATGCTTGTTGATCAG GTGGGCTTTGCTCCGTGTTTCTTAGGTGCTTTTCTGGGAATATCCGGAGCGCTCAATGGACTGACTGTGGAAGAGAATGTAACCAAACTCAAGAGG GACTACATGGATGCCCTGATCTCCAATTACTAC CTTTGGCCTCCGGTGCAGATCgccaatttttatttcatccctCTCCACCACAG CAGGGCACTAATCCAGCAGCGCTGGAGATTTAAGGACGTCACTGTGAAGAGAACGTACAGGACGTGCCTCACACAGCGTGTCGCACAACAGCATTGTGAAAGATTATTAAAGGGAACAAAGCTGAGAAACTTTTGA
- the uts1 gene encoding urotensin 1, whose translation MKPVPLVLLITSVLLTTHIPLSTCRPRDPSLMNSQLDDALLNRAGDDAMSYLVGEKLLRYLQRNLGAQKAGGVLHLPHFPTAQLRSPHEDNSLEELTEFSKRNDDPPISIDLTFHLLRNMIEMARIENQREQAELNRKYLDEVGK comes from the coding sequence ATGAAGCCCGTCCCTTTGGTCCTGCTCATAACTTCAGTCTTACTGACCACCCACATCCCGCTGAGCACCTGTCGACCCCGCGACCCGAGCCTCATGAACAGCCAGCTAGACGACGCGCTGTTAAACAGGGCGGGAGACGACGCCATGTCCTACCTCGTGGGCGAAAAACTCCTTCGGTATTTGCAAAGAAACCTCGGAGCGCAGAAGGCAGGCGGCGTCCTGCATCTCCCGCACTTCCCCACGGCGCAGCTGCGCTCTCCTCACGAGGACAACAGCTTAGAGGAGCTCACGGAGTTTTCCAAACGGAACGACGATCCTCCGATCTCCATCGACCTCACCTTCCACCTGCTGAGAAACATGATCGAAATGGCGCGGATCGAGAATCAAAGGGAACAGGCGGAACTGAACCGCAAATATCTAGATGAGGTTGGGAAGT